The following are from one region of the Thermoplasmata archaeon genome:
- a CDS encoding PRC-barrel domain-containing protein: MTDIIGLPVYTPDGILLGNVNNVVVDVEGAKIDGLFLAETNPVLVKGSRGVAFPYRWVQAIGDVIILKYFPKKISFVEKGKNKEEEEEEEEED; the protein is encoded by the coding sequence ATGACAGATATAATCGGGCTGCCCGTTTACACGCCAGATGGAATTCTGCTTGGAAATGTGAACAATGTGGTAGTAGATGTAGAGGGTGCTAAAATTGATGGTTTGTTTCTTGCGGAGACAAACCCAGTGCTTGTGAAGGGCTCAAGAGGTGTTGCATTTCCCTACAGGTGGGTACAGGCAATTGGCGATGTGATAATTCTGAAGTACTTCCCAAAGAAGATTAGCTTTGTTGAGAAAGGGAAGAACAAGGAAGAGGAAGAAGAGG